The Arabidopsis thaliana chromosome 5, partial sequence genomic interval GTTTAATAACAATGATAGTGACATTATAACAATTCCATCACCGTCTTTcactttgttttaaatattgtgAATTACTTTTGGCAGCTGCGGATGATGATCCGTTGCCAGGTATAGCAGACTTACAGATATCAGGAGAACCTTTTCCTGGGCGAGAGCTTCAGGTTTCTGGTCACTCTATCAACGGAACGACAAAATGTAATTTTGAGGTGCATGCGAAATAGAAAGCTTTAGTTTTTATCCATTTTACGTCAAATTGCATTTTAAGAtatcttctcctcttcttgaAATATCAGTGGGTAAGACATCTGGAAGATGGATCAGTGAACTACATTGATGGTACCTATGTTTGTTCCCCCTACTACCCTTGCTTTATTCTCAAAGTTtatctttccattttttctttacagTTATGTATGGcgatacaaaatatatatatatatacaaaatatatatatatatatatatataatatatatatatatatatatatatatatgacgaTAAGAGCTTGATTGTTGACAATGTCCAAACGCAGGAGCAAAGAGGCCCGATTATCTTGTCACAGCCGATGATGTTGATTTATACCTTGCTATTGAAGTTCACCCCTTGGATGACAAGAACCGCAAggttttttttactaaatctTTTCtgatgaataagaaaatactTCTAAAGCATCCAATTCACTTTTTGTGGAGAACATATGATCAGCCCCTATTTCAAATATGTTTGGGGACTTTAATATTGTGCTAGATGTGATTACCATTTCGTTACCTGTCTGGATTTTTTATTCGTCTGCTTTTCTTTCGGAATCTAGGGGGAGCTTGTGAGGGTCTTCGCCAATGAAAATTGCAAGATCACGTGTCGTAAGTCTATGCTTTTACTCTGAAACTTTTGTCGCTCATGTACTTAACAAAACTCGATCTGTGGCTTGTTTGATCCATACCTGTTGAAACTCCGTAGTTTACCTCATGCGGAGAAAGCACTACTGCGTGACCTGTTTTGTGTTGAGTTAAAGATATCAAAACTGCATGACTTGTCAGTTTATAATTCAGTATTGGTTTCTTCTGGCTGTTTTTCGGTTGGTCTGATAATTCAATTCTATCTCCTTTAGATCTGAGCGTTTCTGGTAAATAAGAAGAATATTTCTTGAAAAGTTTCTTGGAAAGCTTACTTTGCTGTTAGTATTCTTAGATACTGCAGGGATTGCCGCTGCAAATATTCTGTGAATTATCTGGTGACTGGTTTCCTCTTCTATTTTCGCAGATCCAGAGATGCAGAGTCATATAGAGAAGAGTCTTTATAACGGTCATGCTTTATTCAAAGTCTCCTATTCAGTATGCCACTTCTCTTATTTCATCTTTTACAAATCTGGTCTTTGGTTTTCCTGCACATACCTCCTCTATGTTACTCTCTCACTTGTGCGCCTATTGCTTTTTTACTATGCGATCTCTCTTATGAAACAGATTGGTTATTTGGATATATGGGAAGCAGCTACATTGTCTATTAAGAAAGAAGGCTACAGCATCAAACCTACTAATGACCCTGTAATTACAGAAAAGTTCTCCTCTTCTACTAATGTAAGAGTCTTGCCTTATTTGCCCCTTTGTGTTAGAAATGTAATATTGGCTGAATTATGTTAACATACATCCCGAAGAATGAACTAATATTGTGATCTTTCTGATTCTGCTCGTAGATTGTGATTCCCTTTGATCAGCCTGCGGATTTTGTGATTATTGGTACCGATGGCGAGGAGCATCTCTGTCGAGTAGTGGACAATGATGCAACAGATCTTAGCTGGTAAGTAGAAGTCGTCTTTCTTTGGATAAAGTAAAGTAGATCAAAACTCCTTCGTCGTTTAAAACAGATTTTCTTCTATGAAAATAGATGAAAGTGAAACGAGacgctttttgtttttgtttctttctgatttCAAATGCATCACCAATAGTCTAAACTTGAATTAGAATAATCTGctagtgttttctttttaaatgaAGTTGTTTAATGTGTTCCAAGTATTCAGTTTTGGGTTTCTTGTATTAAGCAGTCAATcttctgttttgtgtttgtatttggCAGCTCAAGAGATACAATTGTGCTCACCCTTAGATTATTTCTTAAGAAGGTAATGTTTCAGACTAATAACcatttatcttctttgatAACATGGTTGATTCGTTTCCTTTCTAACAAAGCATCATAGTCATACTAATATTAGCGCTTTTTGAGAGAAGCAGTGGTTGATTGTTTGGTTCTCTGATTTGGTTGCAGACTCTGCAGAGAAAGAAGGggaagaaaaaaggatttttgtttaacaaatgAGAGTTTTTGGTAAATAGTATTGTTggctcttttgtttcttctctggCCTCTCCAGCTTTAGAATATTAGAGATAGTCTTATGAACGATTCAGAGTTATTTATGTAAGGCTTCTGTAGctgattaagaaaaaactattcaaTCAATTTCagtatatgaaaaaaaaaatatgagcaaaaaaaaaagtagtaatAAACCAAATCTTTTGTTGATCTGAGTTCCACTTTACATTTCATTACAAATGTCGGttttcagaagaagatgaaatgaaATCATTTCTAAAGAGAAGCCATTCTATATTCTAAGTCAACATGTAATTACCAAAATGCCGTCTTTGGCATATGTGATGTTCATTGAACCACATCATACAAAGCTAACAAAGCCCAACATATGTGATGTTCACTGATGGCATATGTGATGTTAAAGTGGGCTAGCAGCCCGCGGGCCTGAACGGGCTAAGTATAAAAAGGAGCTTAGAGAGGAGGTTATGCAACTAGGAGTGAGCTCTCGCTATATGTTGATGTTCTTGCTGCATGATGAAATTCTAGTGTGTTGCAGTTCGGCTTGAAGTTATGGAGAAGTGTTAAAAGCGGCCCGAAAATTGGTAGTCCCGTGGGGGAAAGGCTGCTTTGGTTATCCATCATGTCTCCTCGAGAAATATCAAACCAAAGAATGGAGTATATCATATTGGTGGCAAGTCAGTCCAATGGGGTTTGATCAGGACGGCTTGGGAGGATTTTGATGCTGGAATCAGAGATATGcacaatctttttttgatTCTCGAAAAGGGAACCTGGGCAGATGGCCGAGTGTATACCTCTAGTGCTGAAGAAGTTAGGTGGCAAGTTGAGGTGTGCCAAGGATGTTTCTGAcgatatataaataaatgttacAAGGAAGAAGTACACAAGACAAGATAGGCCAAAGTAACTGTAGTCTCTAatccataaataaaatataaaaagttttgtaaGATAGAAGCAAAGCATGAAAGGTTTTTTTTAGTTGGGGGAGAGAAAATGAACACGAGCAAGAGTGTACTCTTTTCCAGCAATCCAAACACCAGTTTGTGACCACTGTACATCTTCCCAATCAAGATTCTCCTCCAACACCTACTCCATTCCAAAATCCACAACACATCATCAgcatttgttttataaagaattttcaaaacaagaagagtCAAATTGGAGAAAAATGTTAACCTCGATATGATCTGCTGGGAGTGGAAACCCGATAGACCGCATAAGCTTCTGTGGGAGAGGTTTCTTACATCGTGACCAGCGGAAAACATCAATTAAACTGTTGTCTGAATCTGTTTTGTCACCGTTTGTCAGATGGTTCTGTGacttgttattattattatctgtCTCCATAGCTTCATGTGATGATTGTTGTTGTGAGGCTTGGATTGCTTTGATGGTCTTCTCTCCTGCGAAACAGAGCTCATACCTTTTTGCATACACAGATTAGATTCAGCGTCTTATGTCATTAATGTCAGATAAAAGAAACATGTGATGTGCATACCTGCATGAATGAGTTTCTAAGTACAAAACTTCCCCTTTCTTCAAGCGGGCAGAGGTGAAAAGAGGCTTCTTGAGACCTTTATCAGCAACAATGCTTATGCTATATTTAATCCTGCAGACAAGTAGATCGATGCGTAAGTAAAACTGACCCTTGCGTCTGATAACTTTTAGGTGACAAAGATTTCTGATAAATTTAGGAAATTCTGTGAACAATTTTTGAAGTATTTGGAGATTATTGACAGAGAGTTACCAAGGTTCATTGCAGAGATTGTATTGTATTGTGACTTCTCGTACAAACCTTTGTTGCCGCAGAGCATTCTACAGAACAGTAAATAAGTCGTCAGTGTTCGAAAGATATGAAATATGAGAAAACTATGCAAGCCGCCATGTGTAATAATCCAAGAGTTGTAAGAAGATTAAGAGAGCAGATATTTCCAAAGTGGAAGGAAAATACCGAAGCTGCAGCTCTGGTGGTCATAGATCTTTCAACAGCCATTGGTGCAAGAGTTGGCTCCACAGTTGAGGAGTGTGTAAGGGAAGGTTCCAGTTCAATAGTCCCACCTCCTTTCTGGAATCATATCATCAGAATTTCCATAAGGAGTTTTACACAAATTCACTTAAAACTAGATATTACGCACATAGTGGGAGAAGATAATCAAGGAAATTAGAAAGACACATAATGGCACATGTCAAATCACCTTCAGTATATAGCACCGCTCAACTCTATAACTGCATCCGATTCCAGCTCCCCATGCTCGAGAACGGACATTGTTCCTTAGCTTGGAGGTGTAGTCTAACAAATATATCAGTTAAGTTGGAAGTTTGATAAAGATTCTTCCTTGATATAAAGCAGAGAAGAGCTCAACATAGTATGAAGTTCACATGCAACAGTCAGTTAAAGGAATCAAAAGCAAGACAGAGGTAAGCTAACTTACAATCTTGTGACGGCAAGACTCTAATAGTAGTGCGCAGCTCTTGCATTgtcggtggaggaggagaagctgTGGGACGACAGTAACCTGTATGCATGAGAACTAGATGACAGGTAGACCAGAATCAATGTCATGTTCGGGccaaacaaagataataattGCATAAGATTCATTAGGGTACATACCAGCAACAAGATCGGAATCGTCTGTGTATATATCTGTTCCCCATAGTTGGCCACCTCTTACCTGCACACGAGCCAAATGTCTCAGCAAGTAACAAACAAGGGAGCTGTGTTTCTCAAATTAATAGGCGAAGTGAATTAAACAGATCAAAAGACTGGAACTAAAACTATATGCACCAAGTCatctagaagaaaaacaatgaaaatgattatgagaaaaatttggatatatattcGACTTACTTGGCGATTTGTAGCAGTAACATGCTCAGCTGGAATCCTAACTTCAAGAGTGGGGCCATTATTAGCGAAATCACCGCTTTTATCAGGATGAGACAAATCATATTCTTTCCACAACTTAATCAGTTCTTGCATACATTCGCCAACTTTGTAAACAACAATCGACACCTCTGACTTGCCTGAATCATCAGTACaataaaattcaacaagaTCAAATTATGAAGTGCAAAGGGATTCAAATTgtgtagaaaataaaagaaacagaaaaatgataaaagttaaaaaaaaagccaGGGCAGTAAGTAACTTTTAGCAGCCAAAATCTCAAGTAGCATTAAGGATCACATCGACTATTAGGTCCATATTTTTAGATCTTGAggttctttatatatttgacaTTCTACTGTGAGAGTAAAGAACAGTAACCTAAGGACGACCATAAgaagaaaatctcaaaatagATTGCTTATCAAGTGCATGTGTGTTCGTAGATGACCATTTCAGTgatatgtaaaagaaaaatgtcatAACcggtttttttttactattgtTCTCCAAGCAGTGCAACTTGATCCTTTCTTGAGGATATAGAAATGAATGATTACCTTGTACTCTGCAAAATAAACACAATCAAAAACGGATGATACATTACAAGCCAGGCCAgtaattacaaaaacaaaagtcttgAGCTTAGCTAATACCTAACTTACGTAATAAAAGACATAATATTCTTAACACAGATAGAAAAGGAGCGGAGAGGAATccagagaaaaatcaaatttggttttcagAGATAAGACACTACATAATACACATATGATTGcagaattttatttaaaggctttttatcttttaagaGGAAAAACAATAATGGTAATAAGATATTCAACAATAATGGCCCCTTCATCATATAGTATCGTATCACCTGCAGATATTACTATATAGGCTCCAAATTTAATCAATGGGGTATGTCTCTCTAAATGGTAAAGATAAAGGATTCTACTAAGCAATGagaaacatataattataattaaacgAGGAAGACAGAGAGACGCACCCTTCGTTGTCCTGACTCCGTGAGCGGACATTGTCGCGATTAGTGGTTTGTGGGCTGCCTCTCGGTCTCAGCGCTCTCTTCCTCTGCTGAACCCCATAATTGAAGGCATCCTTTTCCCTCTCGGTAGCTCCTTCACCCTCTAAACACCCATCTTCAGATTCTTTTTCACTGATTCTGCTGCGCTTTTCAGCTCTTTCTGCCTCTGAATCACCATccctctctctccttttttcctttgtttctctttcgtCTTTTTCACAATTATCCGGTTCgttctgcttcttctgctcTGGTGCCACATATTCCTGCTCTGAGGGTTTGGCAGATGCTTCTCCCAGCTCTTTCTCGTTCTGCGAGATCTCTTTCTCAGCACCAGTCCTTGGCTCTCTTTTGATATgatctttatctttctctttatttctttctcgATCTTTCTGCTCCATCCTCTCCCGTTCCCACCTATCGGATTccctttcttctcttccaatcTCTTTGGGTTCACTCATGACACTACCAACAAGCACAGATACTCGACGGTCATTTCTATCCTTGTCTCGGTCCCCCCATTCTCGATGctttaactcttttcttttcttatctttttcctTAAATCTATCTTCGTTTTTGGCATCAACCTTGTTTTCTCCGACGGTTTCACGTCCTTCCAAATGAGACCCCTCCACAGGCGCAGAGAGATCTTTAGGCCCAACCTCAGTTGGGCCTTGCGGATTACCGCGGGATACAACCCACGGGTCCACATTTGCAGTCGAACCTTCAGCAACTCTCTTCCCTCTATGGTAATCCTTCTGCTCTTTCCAAGCCAAGTGAGCATGCCCTTCCTTTTCCATCTTAATCTCCCCCTTTTGttcattataattttgattctccctatcaaattttgtatccCTAGTATAGCTACCGGCATTACTTTTCCCGCTAAAATCATCCCCTGGACGCTCAAACTTGGCATCCCTGTCACTCTTAGGACCCTGAATCTCCCTCTTAGTCTCACCATACATCTCTCTCCCATCATTCCTAGTATAGCTTCCGGTATTACCTTTTCCGCTAAAGTCATCTACTGATCTCTCAAATTTCACATCTCTGTCTCCCTTAGGACCCTGAATCTCCCTCTTTGTCTCACCATATATCTCTCTCCCATCACTCCTATTTTCTCTACTCTCAACCCTAATTTCCCTGCCATCCTTAGCACCATCTCTCGGCTCCATCGGCACAGGGGCGTGAGTCAAATGAGGATCACTAGAAGAAACAGTTGTGGGCAGCGACGGAGACCGATAGACAAGAGGCAGAGGAGAGCGTCTCTCTCCATCTCTAGGCTCGCTTCTCGCAACCTTAACCACCGTTCTAGATTCAACCTCATAAGgagcagaagcagaagcagcagcagcaagtGGTGAATGGGagtgagaatgagaatgaggGTGAGGAAGCGCCTGGAGGTGAGGTTGAGGctgagattgagattgagattgGGGATGCTGATGGGGCTGTTGATGGTTATGATGAACCTGAGCCGGTGGTGGCGTCACAGGCTGATGCGGCGATTTAGGGTAAGATCCAGAATCCTCGTGAGGGTATTTTGCtactgatgaagaagaagatggatgaGTAACACCCTCTTCGTGAGATCTCTTTGGAACACCACTCATCACTCCCAAATTCAATAACCCAGAAATTCACTGCTGCAACAGATAGAATTGCACTTAATTCATACACAACCTAGAGCAAAACACAGAATTTGAATCACCAGACTAAACATTGAATCCCTAAAATGAACACAGAGccgaagatttttttaaaaaggatatTTCTTTTACCAATTGAAACTGAAGCAGAGCACGAAGAAGCAAACCCTTTTGGATTTTGCCGCCGGGAAGTAATAAATGGCAAACTGGATTCGGACTTTTGCCTCTCTCTGAGTTTCTCTGATGAGTCTAATTTATTTTCCGTTCTCCTTGGTTTGCTACTTTATTTTGGacaaatgtttatttttcgCGTTAATATTTGCTTCTTGTCACAGACCGTCGTGCTCTTACAAGTCTCCACAATTTAGGTTTTATTTATTGCCGTTATGCCCTCATACTTATTCAATCTCTCACTTTTTCCATAAAACTTTCTATTAATTGAATTGTTCATAGGATATAGATTTTGtcgtttttaattttttttatacagTACAATAAAAAGTCAACGGAAAACAGAGCTCATTAAATTCACTGAGacgaaataaaataataaataaataaatcgaAGGAAGGAGTCATATCACCTTGGTATTTATATATCTCAAGCGACCATGCATGATAGTGAAATATTCAAGTTTAAAgacatgatgatgatgtcttGCACAGTTCAAACATTAGTACTTGTTCCATGGTTTCTAGTAGTATTTGTACTCGCCGGTGGAGAAGACTCATCCGAGACGACGGCAATGTTTCCGGCGATGTTTGTGTTCGGAGACTCTTTGGTGGATAACGGAAACAATAACCACTTGAACTCACTGGCTAGGTCCAACTATCTCCCTTACGGCATCGATTTCGCTGGAAATCAACCAACCGGTCGCTTCTCTAACGGCAAAACTATCGTCGATTTCATTGGTACATATTTTACATATCGGTCTCTACATgcatttggttttgaaatcaGTGCATGcataaatttaatttgcaCAAGAGATTCAcccttttactttttttttttgttttgttaattttttagtttgttttgggttagcaattaattaattaacatgaTCATGGGGATGGATGTGGATGGTTGCAGGAGAGTTGCTAGGGCTGCCGGAGATACCGGCGTTTATGGACACGGTTGACGGAGGAGTGGATATTCTCCATGGTGTGAACTATGCCTCAGCTGCCGGAGGAATCTTAGAGGAAACCGGTCGCCATCTggtacttcttcttttttttctttctaaatgtctatttttattgttcaaaacattttttggttatataggatatgtttctttttttttaccatgtTAGTTCatatcaaaaactttgtttaaCGAAATTGGTCTAATCGATTGCTTATGTTCATATAAAGAATCCAAGTTCGAAATATCCAAAACTGAAACCGAAAATTGAATTGTACTATgcttttttgttaataagCATACGGTTTTCgatattgaaaattgaaagttATCTTTCgctaagtaaaaaaaataaaaaaataaaaaagtgaaTTTGGGGTGCATAAAGTCCGCCGGAACAGTCGTCCTTTAACCAATAGAAGTAGCCACATTTGAATCACGGGAGGTTATTTAATGTCGAGTGACTTTGATAGGGTGCATGAAAAACTTTTGCCTACGAGACATGAGTATTTAataaccccaaaaaaaagactatAATAAATGGGGTTGCATTCTTGCATGCATGCATGGATGAAGGGAGAGAGATTTAGCATGGGAAGACAAGTGGAGAACTTCGAGAAGACATTAATGGAGATAAGTAGGAGCATGAGGAAAGAGTCAGTGAAGGAATATATGGCAAAGTCATTGGTGGTGGTGTCATTGGGTAACAATGACTACATTAACAATTATCTGAAACCAAGGCTATTCCTCTCAAGCTCTATTTACGACCCTACTTCTTTCGCCGACCTCCTTCTCTCCAACTTCACCACTCATCTCCTTGTAAGTCTTATTTACGAATCACTATCAGTAATATCATTAAccatatatgtgtgtgtgtgtgaagtCATCGAGTGCCTAAAATCCGTATAGATAATTacgaatttttattttataacaataatacTCATGTCAAACTAAAATTCGAGTGttgtacaaaattttgttaggaATTGTATGGAAAGGGGTTTAGGAAATTTGTAATAGCCGGTGTGGGTCCATTGGGTTGCATACCAGACCAACTAGCCGCCCAAGCGGCTCTGCCAGGTGAATGTGTCGAGGCTGTAAACGAGATGGCTGAACTTTTCAACAACCGTCTTGTATCGCTGGTGGATCGTCTCAATTCCGATAACAAAACCGCTAGTGAAGCCATCTTTGTTTACGGTAATACCTATGGAGCCGCCGTGGATATTCTCACCAACCCATTTAATTACGGTTAAGTATCTAACTTATCCcttgttttacattttttttaatcaaatgttTCGTTTTAGCTTAGTTGAGAGCATTTTTAACTTGAaatggtttgattttgttttcttttattgtttgtaGGATTCGAAGTGACGGATAGAGGGTGTTGTGGAGTAGGGAGAAATAGAGGAGAAATAACGTGTCTGCCATTAGCGGTACCATGCGCTTTCAGAGACCGACATGTGTTCTGGGATGCATTTCATCCAACACAAGCTTTTAATCTCATAATTGCTCTCAGAGCCTTTAATGGTTCCAAATCCGATTGTTACCCCATTAATCTTTCTCAACTTTCTCGTCTCTAAACCCTCAACAAatccttctctttttgtttatgtatttttgttactttaatTTTGTAGACTTGTAGTAGTACTATTGCATATTTCTTCGCATTATCTTTTTGGTTGTGATTTGGTTCCAATTTGAATGTGGACCTCTAATGATTACATTATCGTTAACTGCAAACATATACGTAGAAAATGAGTCGATCGAGAAATTGTAGaatctttttctattattcTTGGTTTCACAAATTAATGGTAGAGACTTTCATGCATAGTGATGACATAAGATGTTGCATATTGATATGGCGGATTgttcatagtttttttttgtttttttttatgacatAAAATGTTGCATGTTGGCATGTTGCGGACTAATTCATAGATTATTATTAGTCCATAGATGTATTATGTACTGTATATAcatcatttctcttttttgttacatgtttgaacttaaacaaaaataagtaacTAACTATAGGTTTAAAAGGCCCAATTAGGAAATTAGACAGGCccaaatataattattgaaGCCCAAAATGAGGCTAGCAATTCGAACAAAAAAGATAAGCTTAGGAAATTGTACCAATGTCTCGCAATCGGCAAATCATCATCCCCGACGACGTGATGGAAACAGAAGCGGTGGTTAATACCGTCGCCGGCGTCGACTGTTTCGTCTCACTCCCTCGTCAATTACTACACGCGCTTCAATCCACCAGCTCCTCTCCTCTCCCTCCGCTTCTCCCTGTCGAGCTACGCTCCGGTGACCGCCGTTGGTCAGTTGCTTGGTCCGGCTCTAGCTCCTCCTCTTCTGCGATCGAGGTTTCTATCCCTCTCTATATTTGATCCAGTTTATTCAAATCCAGTAATCGACTACTTTGGTTTTGGAATTCTGATTACTCTTACATTCCcctgtttttgattttgattcttctaATAAGATCGCTCGAGTGTTTGCGGAAAGCATTTCGTTGCCGGATGGTACAGTTGTTAAAGTTCGTGTTCTTCCTAATGTGCCCAAGGCTACTTTAGTAACAGTCGAACCAGAGACTGAAGATGACTGGGAAGTTCTTGAGCTCAATGCTGAACTTGCCGAGGCAGCTATACTTAGTCAGGTTAGTGCCTCTAGTTTGTGACATTGGCCTAATCAGTTTGCGAATGTTCTGCTGATCGAAACATGTGTGTTCAGGTGAGGATACTACATGAGACCATGAAATTCCCTTTGTGGTTGCATGACCGAACTGTGATAAGATTTTCTGTGGTTTCAACATTTCCATCAAAAGGGGTGGGTAAGACCATCTTTAATCCGCACTTGTGTTGTATTCCCGTTGTCTATACCATACttttcaagtttcttcttcttattcttcaaCTTATGTTCCCTGGGATACAACAAGGGGTTACCATTATGACTTGTCTCTTATACTTACAATCATTATAAGTTGATTAATGACAGAGTTTTCTTGACTGGTGGCTCGTTTTCAGTACAACTTGTGCCAGGAACTGAAGTGGCTGTGGCTCCAAAGAGACGTGACAGAAATCTCAAAGCAAAAAAGAGTCAGGAAAAAGAATGTAACAATGTGAAGGCTCTACTACGTGTACAAGAGACTGATAGATCAGCCTTTCATGAAGCTGATGTCAAAGGATTTGAGCTAAGGGTAGCCCTCACGTCTATTGCCTATATTCATCCAGAAACTGCCAAGAAACACTCTCTAGAATCTCTTCAGTTGATTTCTGTATCCCCTAGAATACCTTTGAAAGGTAGTGCAAAGAAGGATGAAGCcttaaatatgaaaaacagtGAAGCTTCAAAGGTGGCCGAGAATGGTACTTCAAGCGCCAAGAAAGAGCCTCGTCAAGCAATTCTTCGTCTTGTCTTTTCAGATTTAGCTGCTAAAGGACATCTAATGATGGTCGAGTCTCTTCGTCTCTATCTAGGAGCAGGCCTACACTCATGTGAGTAATTTTTGCTTAAACATTCAGatgcttttgttttatgtaccTCCAgtattttgatgtttgtgtAAAAATATCTGTTCAGCAATATCATTGAAATGTATGGAGAGACTGAGCTGAAGTTAATTTGACTGGTTATTTGCAGTATGCGACACtaggatttttttattttatttttattgttgtgACCATCAGGAAGTAAACTTGTAAGGTATTTTGGAAGTTATCGTGCAGGTTGAATAAAAAGCATCATTTTGCATTTTCCATTCTCAATCGAGCATTGTTAccacagaaaaataaatgtc includes:
- a CDS encoding zinc finger CCCH domain protein (CONTAINS InterPro DOMAIN/s: Histone deacetylation protein Rxt3 (InterPro:IPR013951); Has 30201 Blast hits to 17322 proteins in 780 species: Archae - 12; Bacteria - 1396; Metazoa - 17338; Fungi - 3422; Plants - 5037; Viruses - 0; Other Eukaryotes - 2996 (source: NCBI BLink).), yielding MSGVPKRSHEEGVTHPSSSSSVAKYPHEDSGSYPKSPHQPVTPPPAQVHHNHQQPHQHPQSQSQSQPQPHLQALPHPHSHSHSHSPLAAAASASAPYEVESRTVVKVARSEPRDGERRSPLPLVYRSPSLPTTVSSSDPHLTHAPVPMEPRDGAKDGREIRVESRENRSDGREIYGETKREIQGPKGDRDVKFERSVDDFSGKGNTGSYTRNDGREMYGETKREIQGPKSDRDAKFERPGDDFSGKSNAGSYTRDTKFDRENQNYNEQKGEIKMEKEGHAHLAWKEQKDYHRGKRVAEGSTANVDPWVVSRGNPQGPTEVGPKDLSAPVEGSHLEGRETVGENKVDAKNEDRFKEKDKKRKELKHREWGDRDKDRNDRRVSVLVGSVMSEPKEIGREERESDRWERERMEQKDRERNKEKDKDHIKREPRTGAEKEISQNEKELGEASAKPSEQEYVAPEQKKQNEPDNCEKDERETKEKRRERDGDSEAERAEKRSRISEKESEDGCLEGEGATEREKDAFNYGVQQRKRALRPRGSPQTTNRDNVRSRSQDNEGVQGKSEVSIVVYKVGECMQELIKLWKEYDLSHPDKSGDFANNGPTLEVRIPAEHVTATNRQVRGGQLWGTDIYTDDSDLVAVLMHTGYCRPTASPPPPTMQELRTTIRVLPSQDYYTSKLRNNVRSRAWGAGIGCSYRVERCYILKKGGGTIELEPSLTHSSTVEPTLAPMAVERSMTTRAAASNALRQQRFVREVTIQYNLCNEPWIKYSISIVADKGLKKPLFTSARLKKGEVLYLETHSCRYELCFAGEKTIKAIQASQQQSSHEAMETDNNNNKSQNHLTNGDKTDSDNSLIDVFRWSRCKKPLPQKLMRSIGFPLPADHIEVLEENLDWEDVQWSQTGVWIAGKEYTLARVHFLSPN
- a CDS encoding GDSL-like Lipase/Acylhydrolase superfamily protein (GDSL-like Lipase/Acylhydrolase superfamily protein; FUNCTIONS IN: hydrolase activity, acting on ester bonds, carboxylesterase activity; INVOLVED IN: lipid metabolic process; LOCATED IN: endomembrane system; EXPRESSED IN: sperm cell; CONTAINS InterPro DOMAIN/s: Lipase, GDSL (InterPro:IPR001087); BEST Arabidopsis thaliana protein match is: GDSL-like Lipase/Acylhydrolase superfamily protein (TAIR:AT1G71250.1); Has 3252 Blast hits to 3210 proteins in 140 species: Archae - 0; Bacteria - 172; Metazoa - 0; Fungi - 11; Plants - 3054; Viruses - 0; Other Eukaryotes - 15 (source: NCBI BLink).), which produces MHDSEIFKFKDMMMMSCTVQTLVLVPWFLVVFVLAGGEDSSETTAMFPAMFVFGDSLVDNGNNNHLNSLARSNYLPYGIDFAGNQPTGRFSNGKTIVDFIGELLGLPEIPAFMDTVDGGVDILHGVNYASAAGGILEETGRHLGERFSMGRQVENFEKTLMEISRSMRKESVKEYMAKSLVVVSLGNNDYINNYLKPRLFLSSSIYDPTSFADLLLSNFTTHLLELYGKGFRKFVIAGVGPLGCIPDQLAAQAALPGECVEAVNEMAELFNNRLVSLVDRLNSDNKTASEAIFVYGNTYGAAVDILTNPFNYGFEVTDRGCCGVGRNRGEITCLPLAVPCAFRDRHVFWDAFHPTQAFNLIIALRAFNGSKSDCYPINLSQLSRL